The Bradyrhizobium sp. B097 genome contains the following window.
CAAACGAGCGAATCTCCGCCTTCTCGCGACGCTTCGCGGATTAGGGCTTCGAAGTTTATTGGGAGGGGTTCGGCCTCAATAAGCGCGCGGCGCTCATGTGCGGGAGGGACCGTCGCCAAAGCAATACGATCTCTGTTCATGGCAAACGCCCGCGATAGCACCGCTGCCCGTTCGCATGATGTTGCAGCACGCCCCTTGCAATCAGCCGCGCCCGCGTCCGTTTGGACATTCCTTCCCCGCAATCTTTGTGAAACTAGGTGTTTCGACCTAATTACTTGCGGCTGACCCTGTCCAATACTCTTATTTAACCGAGAACCTTCCAAAACGTTATGGGACATCCCACGCGCCATGGAACGGCTAGAGGAGGCTCGAGGGGGGCCTATTGCGCGCTTTGTGCCGCAAGCATCAGGCAGAATGACGCATGGCCGTGGCTCGACGCCTTAGCTACTGTTGCAACCTTCGAAAAAGTTATAGACTGTACTTTGCGCTCCGAGTTCGCGAGGGTCGTCTATGATCAATGTTCGTCACCTTGCCGTCTTCCGCGCGGTGGTGAAGACAGGCAGCGTTTCGGCAGCCGCTCGTCTGCTCGCCGTGAGTCAACCTGCTGTTACGAAAACACTACAACAGATCGAGTGGGAAATCGGCGTGCCCTTGTTTCGACGTATGAAAGGGCGCCTTCAGCCGACACCTGAGAGCGCGTTGCTTATCCCGAAGGTTAGCCAGGTTTTCAGCGCGATCGAAGATCTCGAGCGGCTCGCGGCGGAGATCTCCGGCGGCAATGTGGGCCATGTATCCGTAGCCACCGTCTCCACGCTTGGTGCTTCGATCGTCGCTTCCGCAATACAGAAATATCGCAAGCGACGGCCGCAAGCCGTTATCAACGTACGAGCGCTTGCGACGCGCGAAGTGGTTGAAGATGTTGCGAACAATCAAGTCGATATTGGGGTTGCGGACGGCGCCACAATGGAGGGAACGTTAGAAACGGAGCCTCTTTGCAGAGCGTTCATTGGCGCTGTGATTTCAAAACGTCACCGGCTTGCAAAGAAGAGCGTAATTCAAATGGAGGATCTGGCGGGAGAAAAGATCATCGCCTTTTCCGAACACACGATCACTGGCATGGAGTTGAGGCATCGCCTGGATAAATTGAAACCGCCCACCAAAGTCGATATCTCTGTAAATCAATCGGTCATCGCATGCACTTTAATCAACAGCGGACTCGGAGTTGGCCTAATTGATCCATTCACCGCCTTGTCCGGCATTTTTCCGAATCTCAAAGTCACAAAACTGGAGCCAGAGATTGAAAATCAGCCGCGCCTGATTTTCCCTCCTAATCGGCCTGCATCGATTGCAGCTTCCGAGTTCATCCAAATCGTGCGCGAAACTTTCGGTGAGTATGTCAGCCAGAGTCCATTACTGCGATCGCTTTAACGCGCCACGAAAGAATTGTGTTTCGTCGAACCAGATATGACTTCTCTGATTAGCTCGTCGTAGCTTAGCTCGTCGTAACGGCCTTGATCCGCTTCGGAATTCACCATGATAAGTGCATGCGCCACAACTGGAACGCTGTCTCAGTCGAATAAAAGACAGAGAGTTGTGGCTGAGCAAGGAATTGGCTCGTATTCCGGCGAACCGCCCTTCAATGTGCTCCGAGGCCCCCGATGTGGAACGCCTTGACTTCAAGGTATTCGTCGATACCAAACTTTGATCCTTCGCGGCCAATTCCAGATTGTTTGATACCTCCAAATGGTGCCACTTCAAGCGACACCGAGCCGGTGTTGAGGCCGACCATGCCGAACTGAAGTTGTTCGGCAATGCGCCAAGAGCAGTTAAGGTCGGATGTGTAAAAGTACGCTGCCAGTCCGTACGGAGTCGCATTGGCGATCTCAATTGCCTCTTTTTCGTCCTTAAACCGGAATAGCGGAGCAAGCGGGCCGAAGGTCTCTTCGTTCGCCAATTGCATGTTCACCGTTGCACTTGAAAGTATCGTAGGCTCGACAAACTGATCGGTTGTTCCGGTCTTGCCACCTAGCATAATGCGCGCGCCGTTTGAAAGCGCATCGTCGATATGACGACGAACTTTGTCAACCGCGGCCCGGTTGATCAGCGGACCGATAGTGACGCCCTCTCGCAATCCGTTACCAACAACGAGTTTCGACGCCTGAGCTAACAGTCGGTCGGCGAACTTGTCGTAGATCCCGTCCTGCACAAGCACCCGGTTCGCGCATACGCACGTTTGACCACCATTGCGGAATTTGCTGGCCATCAATCCGGATACAGCGAGATCAACATCAGCGTCATCAAATACAATGAACGGTGCGTTACCACCTAGTTCGAAGCTCACTCGTTTAATGGTACTGGCCGATTGCTGCATCAGCAGTTGGCCAACGCGCGTGGATCCGGTGAACGAAAGCTTACGTACAGATGAATTCGAGGTGAGCTCGGCGCCGATCGCTTGCGGCATGCCAGTCAAGACCGAGAAGACACCCTTTGGAAACCCGGCCCGCTCTGCGAGCACCGCCAATGCGACGGCCGAGAACGGAGTAAGTTCAGATGGCTTCGCAATCAGCGGACAGCCGGCCGCCAGCGCTGGACCCGCTTTGCGGGTGATCATCGCGTTCGGAAAATTCCACGGCGTTATCGCGGCCGAGACTCCCACCGGTTCCTTCAGGACCAAGATGCGGCGGTCCGCTGTGGGCGACGGTATGGTTTCGCCATAAACGCGACGCGACTCCTCCGCAAACCATTTGATAAAGCTAGCACCATAGCGGATTTCGCCTGCCGCTTCAGAAAGCGGCTTGCCTTGCTCAAGCGTCATGATCAAGGAAAGGTCGTCGATGTTTTCGATCATCAAGCGATACCACTCTTCCAGCAGGCGCCCTCGCTCGCCGCTCGGAAGACTGCGCCAAGCCGGCCATGCCTCCTCGGCTGCCTTAATGGCCCGTTTGGCCTCCTCCGCTCCGAGCGCCGGCACCCTTCCAATCTCGGCGCCGGTCGCCGGATCTGTAACGTTGACCACAGCGCCATTGTCGGCATCAACCCATATACCGGCGACGAACGCCTGCTGACGGAACAGATCCTTATCCTTCAAACGCGCGATCATCGACAATGTCCATCTCCCAACATGAGGTTTCATCTTCGCACGCCGGTGCCGCAACCTCTGCTGCTGAAGGCTGCTAGCGACGTGGAAAAAATCGATTCATGCTCTTCCTGCGAAATGTCCTGCTGTCTCCGATGGATCCGACGATTCTAGATGCGGGAGACGCCGACTGGAGGTTGGCAATTCTTGGCCACCTCGCCGACTCTGCGGTGCGGGCGGGTAGCCGATCGACGACAATCTCTCCGGGATGGATCGATGAGCAGGGGCTGCTGTTTGTCGCTCTCTTGACGATAGACCCTGCGGTTTAACCATGATCTTCGGTAACTTGATCGAGGCGTCGAGGATAAAATCCAACAAGACCAATTCCAAACCGAAGCCGCCGCATCAACAAGGACCCACGTTATGTCACCCGCTCACGCTGCCGCCGAGCTCGCCGCATCCCGCACTGCAAACATCCCGCGTGGTGTGCTCACCGCCCATCCGATCATCGTTGCCCGCGCGCACGGCGAGTTGGTCTGGGATGTGGAGGGCAAAGAGTATCTCGACTTTGTTGCAGGTATCGGGGTACTCAACGTCGGACACAACCATCCGCGGGTGGTGGCTGCCGTGGAGAAACAGCTCAAAGAGCTTACTCACATGGCATTCCAGGTCGCTAGCTACCGACCATACCTTCATCTCGCTGAGAAGCTAAACCGCATGGTCGGTAAGGGCGAACCACACAAGAGCATCTTCCTGACCTCCGGAGCCGAGGCAGTGGAGAACGCCATCAAGATTGCTCGCGCTTATACAAACCGTTCGGCTATCATCGCGTTCAGAGGCGGTTTTCATGGTCGTACGATGCTTGGTGTCAGCCTCACAGGCATGAGTCAACCTTACAAGCAGAACTTTGGGCCGTTCGCCTCCGAGATCTTTCACACGCCATTCCCGGACATCTACCGCGGCATGACGACTGACCTCGCACTTGCCGCCCTCGACGAGGTGTTCGCAACGGACATCGCGCCCGAGCGTGTCGCCGCGATCATCGTCGAACCGGTGCAGGGCGATGGGGGCTTCCTGCCGGCTCCGCCTGAGTTTCTCAAGGCGTTGCGAGAAATCACAAAGCGGCACGGCATCGTGCTTATCTCTGACGAAATCCAAACCGGCTTCGGCCGGACCGGGAAGCTTTTTGCATTCGAACATGCCGGGATTCAGCCCGATCTCGTTACCGTAGCCAAGAGCCTTGCCGGTGGGTTTCCGTTGTCCGGCGTTATTGGGCGAGCGGAGATCATGGACGCCCCCCTACCCGGCGGCTTAGGCGGGACCTACGGCGGCAACGCTATCGCGTGCGCGGCGGCGCTCGCCGTGCTAGACGCCTTTGAGCAGGATGGCTTGCTCGCGCGCGCGGAGTATCTTGGCAAGAAGCTCGAATCGGGTCTGCGTGAGCTGGCTCGAAGGCACTCAATCATCGGAAATGTGCGCGGACTCGGCTTCATGCAGGCAATGGAATTGGTCACAGATAACAAGACTAAGACGCCGGATCCGGATCGCGCACAGCGCCTGATCGACCAGGCTCGTCAGCGCGGGCTCCTGGTGATCAAGTGCGGCATCCACCGCAACGTAATTCGGTTCCTCGCGCCTCTTGTCACATCAGATGAGAATCTGGACAAAGCGATCGCTATCTTGGATGCGGCCCTGTCCAGCGAAAGCGCGAAGGTGGTCGCCTAGCTCTATCCCAGAGGGCCGGCCGGCTGGTGGCTCGGCAGTTTCCCCGGCAGATGGTGCATTTCACCGCGTCGATTTTGGTTATGGCCCAAGAACCACGAGCTGGGATCTTTCAGAAGGTTGTCCATCTGGTCTGACCGAAGAAGCTGAGGTTGCGAAGCTTCAGTGTTCGACGGAAAGACCAGATGAACATTCGGGGGCATGACGGGCCAAAGGGTGCGGAGCATAGCCGAGGCCGGCTTGCCGAAGGCCGTAGCCGCCTCGAATTCAATGTCACGGCGAAAACGTCGCCGAATGGTTCGAACGCTTCCGCGCAGAACGCGCCGATAGTTTGCGGGATCGTTCCTCACGGCCTCATTCATTGCCAAGCCAAACCCCGGCAACCACGTGCACCGCTGTCGCAATATTCCGCCTGCAGCGCCACACCGGCAAACAAACCGCGTTCGAAGCTGGGGTCCTGCGCCGGCTCGGTCTGAACAGGTTGGTTGCTCGGGAGCCGGCCGAGCCGAGCCGGCGCTATGAGCGCCGGCATTCTGTTGAACTAGTTCACATCGACATCAAAAAGCTCGGCAAGTTCAATCGGATCGGCTATCGGATCACCGGCGATCGACATGGGTCGAGCAATCTGCGCTCTCACCGCCAAGGAGCCGGTTGAGAATTCGTACACGTCTGCATCGACGATGCGTCGCAGACCTTCAGCCAGCTGATGAAGAACAAGCGAAAGGGCTGTGCCCTCCCCCAAGGCGGCCGTAGCCTACTACGTGACCTCGCGTGTGAAGTTAGAACGCGTCATGACCGACAATGGCGCGTGCCACAAACTCTTCGCTTTCCTAAGGGCGTGTAAGCGCTTCGGCCTCCGCACATCCCGACCAAGCTATATGCGTGCCCAAAACCAATCGCAAGGCCGAGCGTTCATTCAAGCCAGCCTGCAAGAGTGGACCTGGGCCCAAGCCAACAACACCACCTCAACGGAACGAGCAGCGGAGCTGCCAAGATGGCTTTACCGCTAATCGTCCCCATGGCTGTATCGGCTCCAAGCCACCGATCCGCAGGCTCGGATTAACCGGGGTTGAGGCTCCGCACACTAGCCGGGAAAATGACGCGCAGCACATGCCGCTCTATGGACTCGTGAATTAATCTGGCCAATGCTGGCGAGCCGCGTTCACTATCCCACCGGCAGCACGGAGACAGGTGATTGAACGGCTCACTAAGGCTCGACCGGATTGACTTGAGCATCCTCGTCCAGTTGCAGAAGGATGGCAGGATGACTAATGCCAATCTGGCCGAGGTCGTCGGCCTGTCCGCAAGCCCTTGCCTTCAACGAGTCAGGCGCTTGGAATCGGCCGGGTACATCACAGGTTACGGCGCGCAGATCAACTTGGCGAAAATCACCGAGAGCATAACGGTCTTCACCGAAGTCACCTTGATCGACCATCGCAGGGAAGATTTCGTAAAGTTTGAGGCCAACATGCGTAATGTCGACGAACTGCTGGAGTGCCACCTAATCAGCGGCGGCTACGACTATTTGCTGCGATTCGTGTGCCGGAACATCAACCACTATCAGGATCGGATGGAAAACCTGCTTGCGCGCAACGTTGGGATTAAGAAGTACTTCAGCTATATCGTGCTGAAATCCCCTATTGTGAAGAATGCATTTCCGCTCAGGACACTGCTCGATCTTTCGCAGTAACGGAAGTCAAGAGCTGTAGTGTTGTCTCCGCGTAAACTCGGCTGCTAGCTTCTTCAGGCTTGAGATATCCGCCTGACGAACGGGCATGCGAAACATCATGGATGAGCTAGCTGTGAAACTGCGCCTAGTTTTGGGCTCACTGGTATGACTCTGGCCGTGATGACGTCCATCGCGGCCAGATCCGCAATTAATGCCATTATTCCAACATCTCAGCGACGGCCTTACCGCACGCGGTGGTATCGGCGTTACCACCGAGGTCGCGGGTGCGCAGCGTGCGTTCGCCGAGCGTGCTCTCGATCGCGCCGACGATGGCGTCCGCCGCCTGCTTCTCGCCGAGATGCTCCAGCATCATCGCGCCCGACCAGATCATGCCAATCGGGTTGGCGATGCCCTGCCCCGCAATATCAGGCGCCGAGCCGTGCACCGGCTCGAACACCGAGGGAAAATCGCCCTCCGGATTGATGTTGCCCGACGGCGCGATGCCGATCGTGCCGGTGCAGGCCGGGCCGAGGTCGGAGAGAATGTCCCCGAACAAATTGGAGCCGACCACGACGTCGAACCTGTCTGGATGCAGCACGAAGTTCGCGGTGAGGATATCGATGTGGTACTTGTCCCACTTCACGCCCGGATACTTCCTGGCCATCGCCTCCACGCGCTCGTCCCAATAGGGCATCGTGATGGAGATGCCGTTCGACTTGGTCGCCGAGGTCAGATGCTTCTTCGGCCTCGACTGCGCCAGCTCAAAGGCGAATTTCAGGATGCGGTCGACGCCGGTGCGCGTCATCACTGTCTGCTGCGTGACGAATTCGCGGTCGGTGTCCGGGAACATGCGGCCGCCAACGGAGCAGTATTCGCCTTCAGTGTTCTCGCGCACCACCCAGAAATCGATGTCGCCCGGCTTGCGGTTCGCCAGCGGCGACGGCACGCCGGGCATCAGCCGCACCGGGCGCAGGTTGACGTACTGATCGAACTCGCGGCGGAACTTGATCAGCGAGCCCCACAGCGAAATGTGGTCCGGGATCTTGGCCGGCCAGCCCACCGCGCCGAAATAGATCGCGTCATGATTGCCAATCTTATCCTTCCAGTCGGCCGGCATCATCTCGCCGTGCTTCTCGTAATAGTCGTAGGAGGCGAAATCGAAATGGTCGAACTTCACGTCGACACCGTGCTTCTTCGCCGCCGCCTCGATGACGCGCAGGCCCTCCGGCAT
Protein-coding sequences here:
- a CDS encoding LysR family transcriptional regulator, with product MINVRHLAVFRAVVKTGSVSAAARLLAVSQPAVTKTLQQIEWEIGVPLFRRMKGRLQPTPESALLIPKVSQVFSAIEDLERLAAEISGGNVGHVSVATVSTLGASIVASAIQKYRKRRPQAVINVRALATREVVEDVANNQVDIGVADGATMEGTLETEPLCRAFIGAVISKRHRLAKKSVIQMEDLAGEKIIAFSEHTITGMELRHRLDKLKPPTKVDISVNQSVIACTLINSGLGVGLIDPFTALSGIFPNLKVTKLEPEIENQPRLIFPPNRPASIAASEFIQIVRETFGEYVSQSPLLRSL
- a CDS encoding NAD-dependent succinate-semialdehyde dehydrogenase; protein product: MIARLKDKDLFRQQAFVAGIWVDADNGAVVNVTDPATGAEIGRVPALGAEEAKRAIKAAEEAWPAWRSLPSGERGRLLEEWYRLMIENIDDLSLIMTLEQGKPLSEAAGEIRYGASFIKWFAEESRRVYGETIPSPTADRRILVLKEPVGVSAAITPWNFPNAMITRKAGPALAAGCPLIAKPSELTPFSAVALAVLAERAGFPKGVFSVLTGMPQAIGAELTSNSSVRKLSFTGSTRVGQLLMQQSASTIKRVSFELGGNAPFIVFDDADVDLAVSGLMASKFRNGGQTCVCANRVLVQDGIYDKFADRLLAQASKLVVGNGLREGVTIGPLINRAAVDKVRRHIDDALSNGARIMLGGKTGTTDQFVEPTILSSATVNMQLANEETFGPLAPLFRFKDEKEAIEIANATPYGLAAYFYTSDLNCSWRIAEQLQFGMVGLNTGSVSLEVAPFGGIKQSGIGREGSKFGIDEYLEVKAFHIGGLGAH
- the gabT gene encoding 4-aminobutyrate--2-oxoglutarate transaminase codes for the protein MSPAHAAAELAASRTANIPRGVLTAHPIIVARAHGELVWDVEGKEYLDFVAGIGVLNVGHNHPRVVAAVEKQLKELTHMAFQVASYRPYLHLAEKLNRMVGKGEPHKSIFLTSGAEAVENAIKIARAYTNRSAIIAFRGGFHGRTMLGVSLTGMSQPYKQNFGPFASEIFHTPFPDIYRGMTTDLALAALDEVFATDIAPERVAAIIVEPVQGDGGFLPAPPEFLKALREITKRHGIVLISDEIQTGFGRTGKLFAFEHAGIQPDLVTVAKSLAGGFPLSGVIGRAEIMDAPLPGGLGGTYGGNAIACAAALAVLDAFEQDGLLARAEYLGKKLESGLRELARRHSIIGNVRGLGFMQAMELVTDNKTKTPDPDRAQRLIDQARQRGLLVIKCGIHRNVIRFLAPLVTSDENLDKAIAILDAALSSESAKVVA
- a CDS encoding Lrp/AsnC family transcriptional regulator; protein product: MNGSLRLDRIDLSILVQLQKDGRMTNANLAEVVGLSASPCLQRVRRLESAGYITGYGAQINLAKITESITVFTEVTLIDHRREDFVKFEANMRNVDELLECHLISGGYDYLLRFVCRNINHYQDRMENLLARNVGIKKYFSYIVLKSPIVKNAFPLRTLLDLSQ
- a CDS encoding tartrate dehydrogenase, encoding MNSRKRHRIAVVPGDGIGKEVMPEGLRVIEAAAKKHGVDVKFDHFDFASYDYYEKHGEMMPADWKDKIGNHDAIYFGAVGWPAKIPDHISLWGSLIKFRREFDQYVNLRPVRLMPGVPSPLANRKPGDIDFWVVRENTEGEYCSVGGRMFPDTDREFVTQQTVMTRTGVDRILKFAFELAQSRPKKHLTSATKSNGISITMPYWDERVEAMARKYPGVKWDKYHIDILTANFVLHPDRFDVVVGSNLFGDILSDLGPACTGTIGIAPSGNINPEGDFPSVFEPVHGSAPDIAGQGIANPIGMIWSGAMMLEHLGEKQAADAIVGAIESTLGERTLRTRDLGGNADTTACGKAVAEMLE